In one window of Bemisia tabaci chromosome 4, PGI_BMITA_v3 DNA:
- the LOC109037103 gene encoding uncharacterized protein, with protein MRKSKRMDAQLKTRGLWDSFSAPSPSAALNAVDSGLRSARDQGTRAVRSVAGAGTELATGINPNTVYEMGQEAMKKAIRGARYGTEVVYDAADKTLDTMQSLHDKKKDLVESYVKPNAPDMVNNVIDRVNTGFDSTLASIKDRVHQGRSVAQSTLDQLEEKLENGESIMPSAVQDGVQRVGKMLAPMADSVQGWVNGWMQPAAGAAAPAKPMTDEEIKVEDENMFADFAKPTRTDRVEEAMRAAKAAEEARIKAAEEAKAAAEAKAAEEAKAAQAAIPITPMPLRRMRSPAAMRGAPGIRSRSFRGSRLGGMSGR; from the exons ATGCGGAAGAGCAAGAGGATGGATGCACAACTGAAGACCCGTGGTCTTTGGGATTCCTTCTCGGCACCTTCACCGTCGGCGGCCCTCAATGCCGTTGACTCCGGTCTCCGCTCGGCCCGCGACCAGGGCACCCGCGCGGTCCGCTCCGTCGCCGGAGCCGGAACTGAGCTCGCCACCGGTATCAACCCCAACACCGTCTACGAGATGGGTCAGGAAGCCATGAAGAAGGCCATCCGCGGCGCCCGCTACGGAACCGAG GTAGTTTACGATGCAGCGGACAAGACCCTGGACACAATGCAATCCCTCCACGACAAGAAGAAGGACCTCGTTGAAAGCTACGTGAAACCCAACGCCCCGGACATGGTTAACAACGTCATCGACCGCGTCAACACTGGCTTCGACTCGACATTGGCTTCCATTAAGGACCGCGTCCACCAAGGCCGCTCCGTCGCCCAGAGCACCCTCGACCAACTCGAAGAGAAACTCGAGAACGGTGAGTCTATCATGCCCAGCGCCGTCCAGGACGGAGTCCAACGCGTCGGAAAGATGCTCGCCCCGATGGCCGACTCAGTCCAGGGTTGGGTGAACGGCTGGATGCAACCCGCCGCCGGCGCAGCAGCCCCAGCGAAGCCCATGACCGACGAAGAGATCAAGGTCGAAGACGAGAACATGTTCGCCGATTTCGCCAAACCCACCCGCACCGACAGAGTCGAGGAGGCCATGAGGGCGGCCAAGGCAGCCGAGGAGGCCAGGATCAAGGCAGCCGAAGAGGCCAAGGCAGCCGCGGAGGCCAAGGCAGCTGAAGAGGCCAAGGCAGCCCAGGCGGCTATCCCGATTACCCCCATGCCACTCCGCAGGATGAGATCCCCCGCAGCAATGAGAGGCGCCCCCGGAATCCGTTCTCGTTCTTTCAGAGGCTCCCGCCTGGGGGGTATGAGCGGTCGTTAG